A single region of the Pelobates fuscus isolate aPelFus1 chromosome 4, aPelFus1.pri, whole genome shotgun sequence genome encodes:
- the PAG1 gene encoding phosphoprotein associated with glycosphingolipid-enriched microdomains 1: MAPVLSSEQALLWEWGGLAAVSTIFFITFLLFLCSVCDREKKAKNQNGDVDNLVNAPSDKETYSHSITSLGTEPPASYRNGAVSNGDVSEDSTAAFIQPYEDVQSSLPDLCDLQDYSGKSSRCHQSRELPRIPPDSNMEPAISPGETESDVPLGNEGPYEVLKDSSSHENIIEDSLYETVKEIKEVSAPAEADDKDQDTHDLHQRTKECKMDVGVEYASVDHNRKSRQSINTQSAASTPTSQDYDIPPPLPKKLLDENENVQSKEVEDQSVEQGENLEGTSNEGKRQSSLSYKSREEDPCLTEDDISAMYSRVSKHGKSRKDDEDLSHYSYIQDVDTDLSPTTCNGTYATVGDIEKSANISGFVPSVEQINGGTDPEYEAIATLSREEERTIPYSNTRETILPHGESDYESIGDLQQNAEFTRL; encoded by the exons agaGAAGAAAGCAAAAAACCAAAATGGGGATGTTGACAATCTGGTGAATGCG CCCTCCGATAAAGAAACTTACAGCCACTCCATCACAAGCTTGGGAACCGAACCACCAGCCAGTTATCGCAATGGAGCTGTCAGCAATGGTGATG TTTCAGAAGATAGCACAGCTGCCTTCATCCAGCCTTATGAAGATGTGCAGAGCTCTCTTCCTGACCTTTGTGACCTCCAAGACTATTCTGGAAAATCATCGAGGTGCCATCAAAGCAGAGAGTTGCCTAGAATCCCACCAGATAGCAATATGGAACCTGCTATTTCTCCAGGCGAGACCGAAAGTGATGTTCCTCTCGGAAATGAAGGACCATACGAAGTGCTCAAAGATAGCTCTTCCCATGAGAATATTATTGAAGATTCTCTTTATGAAACAGTAAAAGAAATTAAAGAGGTTAGTGCACCAGCTGAAGCAGATGACAAAGATCAGGATACACATGATCTACACCAGAGAACTAAAGAGTGCAAGATGGATGTTGGTGTTGAATATGCCTCTGTAGATCATAACCGAAAAAGCAGACAGAGCATCAATACACAAAGTGCTGCAAGTACCCCTACTTCTCAGGACTatgatatcccccctcccctgccgaaGAAACTATTGGATGAAAACGAGAATGTGCAAAGCAAAGAGGTGGAGGATCAATCTGTTGAACAAGGGGAGAACCTAGAAGGAACAAGTAATGAGGGAAAG AGACAAAGTTCTCTATCCTACAAATCTCGGGAAGAAGATCCATGTCTTACGGAAGATGAC ATTTCTGCAATGTATTCTAGAGTATCCAAGCATGGGAAGTCCCGAAAAGACGATGAGGATTTATCCCATTACTCATATATTCAAGATGTTGACACTGACCTTTCTCCAACCACCTGCAATGGCACATATGCTACGGTCGGGGACATTGAAAAAAGTGCCAATATCAGTGGCTTTGTGCCATCAGTCGAACAAATTAATGGTGGGACAGATCCCGAATATGAAGCAATTGCAACCCTCAGCCGGGAAGAGGAGAGGACTATACCATATTCTAATACCAGAGAAACTATTCTCCCACATGGAGAGAGTGACTATGAAAGTATTGGTGATTTGCAACAAAATGCTGAATTTACAAGACTTTAA